Proteins encoded in a region of the Haloarchaeobius salinus genome:
- a CDS encoding KH domain-containing protein yields the protein MQQHVKIPQDRIGVLIGEGGETMRRIENRAGVRLDIDSENGSVAIEQVGDPVDALKAPDIVQAIGRGFPPEDALTLLDDDMRMFDLIDIDAAARNKRDRKRKKGRLIGEDGRTRELMEELTGASVVIYGSTLGVIGGPEQVQIVREAAERLLDGAPHGSVYAFLERKHNELKRKGMDYHRYPGGT from the coding sequence ATGCAGCAGCACGTGAAGATTCCGCAGGACCGCATCGGCGTGCTGATCGGCGAGGGCGGTGAGACGATGCGACGGATCGAGAACCGGGCCGGTGTCAGGCTGGACATCGACTCGGAGAACGGCTCCGTCGCCATCGAGCAGGTGGGTGACCCCGTGGACGCGCTGAAGGCCCCCGACATCGTCCAGGCGATCGGCCGCGGCTTCCCCCCGGAGGACGCCCTGACGTTACTCGACGACGACATGCGGATGTTCGACCTCATCGACATCGACGCGGCGGCGCGCAACAAGCGCGACCGCAAGCGAAAGAAGGGCCGGCTCATCGGCGAGGACGGCCGAACCAGGGAGCTGATGGAGGAGCTGACGGGCGCGAGCGTCGTCATCTACGGCTCGACGCTGGGCGTCATCGGCGGGCCGGAGCAGGTCCAGATCGTCCGCGAGGCCGCGGAGCGACTGCTCGACGGCGCACCGCACGGCTCCGTCTACGCCTTCCTCGAACGGAAGCACAACGAGCTGAAGCGCAAGGGGATGGACTACCACCGGTACCCCGGTGGGACCTGA
- a CDS encoding DUF1641 domain-containing protein produces the protein MAESPQELEAEELTEAIERNPEAVAEFVARLDRVNELLDVLELGTSALDDEMVTRLAGTGSTLAESADAMATDETVQLAEAVGRDGDDLADAMATVAELQRNGTLDDLAALSDLLALANGALDDEMVMRLASTSSGLGELADTAAEPETVRGLERILEAVGDASAEEPEPVGALGLVKATRDPEVKEGLGHLVAIARALGSA, from the coding sequence ATGGCAGAATCCCCACAGGAGCTCGAGGCCGAGGAACTCACCGAGGCCATCGAACGGAACCCCGAGGCCGTCGCGGAGTTCGTCGCCCGGCTCGACCGGGTGAACGAGCTGCTCGACGTGCTCGAACTCGGGACGAGCGCGCTGGACGACGAGATGGTCACCCGCCTCGCCGGCACCGGCAGCACGCTCGCCGAGTCCGCCGACGCGATGGCGACGGACGAGACCGTCCAGCTCGCCGAGGCGGTCGGCCGCGACGGCGACGACCTCGCCGACGCCATGGCCACGGTCGCCGAACTCCAGCGCAACGGGACGCTCGACGACCTCGCCGCGCTGTCGGACCTGCTGGCGCTCGCGAACGGCGCGCTGGACGACGAGATGGTGATGCGCCTCGCCAGCACCAGCAGCGGGCTCGGCGAGCTCGCCGATACCGCCGCCGAGCCGGAGACCGTCCGTGGACTGGAGCGCATACTCGAGGCGGTCGGCGACGCCAGCGCCGAGGAGCCCGAGCCGGTCGGCGCGCTCGGGCTCGTGAAGGCGACCCGCGACCCCGAGGTGAAGGAGGGACTGGGCCATCTGGTCGCCATTGCCAGGGCCCTCGGCTCCGCGTGA
- the sufU gene encoding Fe-S cluster assembly sulfur transfer protein SufU, translated as MGPGSDMYRQQILDHYKNPRNYGEIEDATFTHVGENPMCGDEIRIDVKLEDDGETIAGAAFRGDGCAISQAAASMFSQEVRGKTLDELDEMDRDDVIDMLGVDISPMRVKCAVLAEKVAQDGADIYRGELDLERTTTEEDTEDE; from the coding sequence ATGGGACCTGGCTCGGACATGTACCGGCAGCAGATCCTCGACCACTACAAGAACCCCCGGAACTACGGGGAGATCGAGGACGCCACGTTCACCCACGTCGGCGAGAACCCGATGTGCGGCGACGAGATCCGTATCGACGTGAAGCTCGAGGACGACGGTGAGACCATCGCGGGCGCGGCCTTCCGTGGCGACGGTTGTGCCATCTCGCAGGCCGCCGCGAGCATGTTCTCGCAGGAGGTCCGCGGGAAGACGCTCGACGAGCTCGACGAGATGGACCGCGACGACGTGATCGACATGCTCGGGGTCGACATCTCCCCGATGCGCGTGAAGTGTGCGGTGCTCGCGGAGAAGGTGGCACAGGACGGTGCGGACATCTACCGCGGCGAGCTCGATCTGGAGCGGACGACGACGGAAGAGGACACCGAGGACGAGTAA
- the thsA gene encoding thermosome subunit alpha: MGNQPLIVLSEDSQRTSGKDAQSMNITAGKAVAESVRTTLGPKGMDKMLVDSTGSVVVTNDGVTILKEMDIEHPAANMIVEVAQTQEDEVGDGTTSAVVVSGELLKKAEDLLEQDVHATTIANGYRQAAEKAKELLDDAAIDVDEDDREYLEQIAATAMTGKGAESSKELLAELVVDAVLAVQDEEGIDAENIKIEKIVGGSVDDSELVDGVLLDKVRAHDNMPFFVEDANVAVVDDALEVRETEIDAEVNVTDPDQLQQFLDQEEKQLKEMVDTLVEAGADAVFVDDGIDDMAQHYLAQEGILAVRRVKDSDAKRIARATGARVVANVDDVEADDLGFAGRISQQDVGGDEQILIEDVEDAKSVTLLLRGGTEHVVDEVERAIDDSLGVVRATIEDGTVLPGGGAPEVEIALQLREFADSVGGREQLAVEAFADALEVIPRTLAENAGLDSIDSLVELRSRHDGGEYAAGLDAYSGDVIDMEEEGVVEPLRVKTQAIESATEAAVMLLRIDDVIAAGDLSGGQVDPDDGGDAGGPPAGGMGGGGMGGMGGMGGMGGAM; the protein is encoded by the coding sequence ATGGGTAATCAGCCCCTCATCGTTCTCTCCGAGGACAGTCAGCGAACGTCCGGCAAGGACGCACAGTCGATGAACATCACGGCCGGAAAGGCCGTCGCCGAGTCCGTACGCACCACACTCGGCCCGAAAGGGATGGACAAGATGCTCGTCGACTCGACGGGCAGCGTCGTCGTCACGAACGACGGCGTGACCATCCTGAAGGAGATGGACATCGAGCACCCGGCGGCCAACATGATCGTCGAGGTCGCCCAGACCCAGGAGGACGAGGTCGGTGACGGCACCACCTCCGCCGTCGTCGTCTCCGGTGAGCTCCTGAAGAAGGCCGAGGACCTCCTCGAGCAGGACGTCCACGCGACGACCATCGCGAACGGCTACCGTCAGGCCGCAGAGAAGGCCAAGGAGCTCCTCGACGACGCCGCCATCGACGTCGACGAGGACGACCGCGAGTACCTCGAGCAGATCGCCGCGACGGCGATGACCGGCAAGGGTGCGGAGTCCTCCAAGGAGCTCCTCGCCGAGCTCGTCGTCGACGCCGTCCTCGCCGTCCAGGACGAGGAGGGAATCGACGCCGAGAACATCAAGATCGAGAAGATCGTCGGCGGCTCTGTCGACGACTCCGAGCTCGTGGACGGCGTCCTCCTCGACAAGGTCCGCGCACACGACAACATGCCGTTCTTCGTCGAGGACGCGAACGTCGCCGTCGTCGACGACGCACTCGAGGTCCGCGAGACCGAGATCGACGCCGAGGTCAACGTCACGGACCCCGACCAGCTCCAGCAGTTCCTCGACCAGGAGGAGAAGCAGCTCAAGGAGATGGTCGACACGCTCGTCGAGGCCGGCGCGGACGCCGTCTTCGTCGATGACGGCATCGACGACATGGCCCAGCACTACCTCGCACAGGAGGGCATCCTCGCGGTCCGTCGCGTGAAGGACTCCGACGCGAAGCGCATCGCCCGCGCGACCGGCGCTCGCGTCGTCGCCAACGTCGACGACGTCGAGGCCGACGACCTCGGCTTCGCCGGCCGCATCAGCCAGCAGGACGTCGGCGGCGACGAGCAGATCCTCATCGAGGACGTCGAGGACGCCAAGTCCGTCACGCTCCTCCTCCGCGGCGGCACCGAGCACGTCGTCGACGAGGTCGAGCGCGCCATCGACGACTCCCTCGGCGTGGTCCGCGCGACCATCGAGGACGGCACCGTCCTCCCCGGCGGCGGCGCACCCGAGGTCGAGATCGCACTCCAGCTCCGCGAATTCGCGGACTCCGTCGGCGGCCGCGAGCAGCTGGCCGTCGAGGCCTTCGCCGACGCGCTGGAGGTCATCCCGCGCACGCTCGCCGAGAACGCGGGTCTGGACTCCATCGACAGCCTCGTCGAACTCCGCTCCCGCCACGACGGCGGCGAGTACGCGGCCGGTCTCGACGCCTACTCCGGCGACGTCATCGACATGGAGGAGGAGGGCGTCGTCGAGCCGCTCCGCGTGAAGACCCAGGCCATCGAGAGCGCGACCGAGGCGGCCGTCATGCTCCTGCGCATCGACGACGTCATCGCCGCGGGCGACCTCTCCGGCGGTCAGGTCGACCCCGACGACGGCGGCGACGCCGGCGGCCCGCCCGCGGGCGGCATGGGCGGCGGCGGCATGGGCGGCATGGGCGGTATGGGCGGCATGGGCGGCGCGATGTGA
- a CDS encoding DUF2237 family protein: protein MSDDSGDRNVFGEALSPCCSSPPTGYLRDGCCRHVEEDLGRHEVCAVVTQEFLEYSREQGNDLVTPRPELEFPGLHPGDRWCLCLGRWLEAKEEGVAPPVDLSATNEAVLDTVELEALKEYAAES, encoded by the coding sequence ATGAGCGACGACTCCGGCGACCGGAACGTCTTCGGCGAGGCGCTCTCACCCTGCTGTTCCAGCCCACCGACGGGCTACCTGCGCGACGGCTGCTGTCGCCACGTCGAGGAGGACCTCGGCCGGCACGAGGTCTGTGCGGTCGTCACGCAGGAGTTCCTGGAGTACAGCCGCGAGCAGGGAAACGACCTCGTGACGCCGCGGCCGGAACTGGAGTTCCCCGGGCTCCATCCCGGGGACCGCTGGTGTCTCTGTCTGGGGCGGTGGCTGGAGGCGAAGGAGGAGGGCGTCGCGCCGCCGGTCGACCTGTCGGCGACGAACGAGGCGGTGCTCGATACGGTCGAACTGGAGGCGCTGAAGGAGTACGCGGCGGAGTCGTAA
- a CDS encoding ornithine cyclodeaminase family protein, which translates to MQTLLLGSEDVDENAQMPDVIGAVEDAFAAYEHGNAQMPAKSYIDLPQYNGDFRSMPAYLNAETWDAAGIKWVNVHPDNPEDHDLPTVMGTMIYSDPETAFPLAIMDGTELTMKRTGAAAAVATDHLAVEDATSLGIVGAGVQSYTQLDAIAEVRPIEEVVVSDVRDEAVQRFVDRYDDEFDVRGGSISEAGHCDVLSTVTPVEDPLVSADDLGEHTHINAMGADAEGKHEIGDDVLLAAKLVIDDYKQCTHSGEINVPWSQGVLDDDDIYGEIGEIVTGEIAGRTADDGVTVFDSTGLAIQDVATAHVVFEHADENDNGTPFDLLGLGN; encoded by the coding sequence ATGCAGACACTCCTCCTGGGCAGCGAGGACGTCGACGAGAACGCGCAGATGCCGGACGTCATCGGCGCGGTCGAGGACGCGTTCGCGGCCTACGAGCACGGGAACGCACAGATGCCGGCGAAGTCGTACATCGACCTCCCGCAGTACAACGGCGACTTCCGGTCGATGCCGGCGTACCTCAACGCCGAGACGTGGGACGCCGCGGGCATCAAGTGGGTGAACGTCCACCCCGACAACCCCGAGGACCACGACCTCCCGACGGTGATGGGGACGATGATCTACTCCGACCCCGAGACCGCGTTCCCCCTCGCCATCATGGACGGCACCGAGCTGACGATGAAGCGCACGGGTGCGGCCGCCGCCGTCGCCACCGACCACCTGGCCGTCGAGGACGCCACCAGCCTCGGCATCGTCGGCGCGGGCGTCCAGTCCTACACCCAGCTCGACGCCATCGCCGAGGTCCGCCCCATCGAGGAGGTCGTCGTCAGCGACGTGCGCGACGAGGCAGTCCAGCGGTTCGTCGACCGCTACGACGACGAGTTCGACGTCCGCGGCGGCTCCATCAGCGAGGCCGGCCACTGCGACGTGCTCTCGACGGTGACTCCGGTCGAGGACCCGCTCGTCTCCGCCGACGACCTCGGCGAGCACACCCACATCAACGCGATGGGTGCCGACGCCGAGGGCAAGCACGAGATCGGGGACGACGTGCTGCTCGCCGCGAAGCTCGTCATCGACGACTACAAGCAGTGCACCCACTCCGGCGAGATCAACGTCCCGTGGAGCCAGGGCGTCCTCGACGACGACGATATCTACGGTGAGATCGGCGAGATCGTCACCGGCGAGATCGCGGGCCGGACCGCAGACGACGGCGTCACCGTCTTCGACTCGACCGGGCTGGCCATCCAGGACGTCGCCACCGCCCACGTCGTCTTCGAGCACGCCGACGAGAACGACAACGGCACGCCGTTCGACCTCCTCGGGCTCGGGAACTGA
- a CDS encoding LVIVD repeat-containing protein, whose amino-acid sequence MAPHPTDDPSDPTRGVCRRGVLTGLAGLATAGVTGTTVTAARPTAQETPLEPTAELAIEGVCEAVVSEDGETVFAATRDGFATVDVSDPANPALLSEERGLTHDGQGPMQRIYDVKYADDRLVVAGPNAGGRSELSGFFLYDVEDPANPERLAFQPTNHGIHNCFFDGTHAYLTGSGVPNEPTMIYDVTGDSPEQVGEWSAVHEDEAWRDAGRNSLSCHDVYVQDDTLYVAYWDAGTWVVDVSDPANPSAVAKLGEHSAEYLADVGDGFTSEFVELPGNAHYVQPSADGSALYVGKEAWDREDTPEHDGGPGGIELWSMGDDPTRETILAPPPDNDGATAHNFGVDGDRLYTSWYGGGVRVYDVGDPTAPRLLGGWRADETTSFWTAEPIHEGFVGASYQNPENGREERQQGVDARLFVFPEPEGEGEPAPTMEPRPVPGQEPGGNADTPTTRPPDAGGGEGGTAGTTDDGPVTPASHTPGTTTDASDDGGSPGFGVLAALAGVGAAAGLARRRRREAE is encoded by the coding sequence ATGGCACCCCACCCGACAGACGACCCCTCCGACCCCACCCGTGGTGTCTGCCGCCGTGGCGTCCTCACCGGACTGGCGGGGCTCGCCACCGCGGGCGTCACCGGGACGACCGTCACCGCGGCGCGACCGACAGCACAGGAGACGCCGCTCGAACCGACCGCGGAGCTCGCCATCGAGGGCGTCTGCGAGGCCGTCGTGAGCGAGGACGGCGAGACCGTCTTCGCGGCGACCCGCGACGGCTTCGCGACCGTCGACGTGAGCGACCCCGCGAACCCCGCACTGCTGTCCGAGGAACGTGGGCTGACCCACGACGGGCAGGGGCCCATGCAGCGAATCTACGACGTGAAGTACGCCGACGACCGGCTCGTCGTCGCCGGCCCGAACGCGGGCGGGCGGAGCGAGCTCTCCGGGTTCTTCCTCTACGACGTGGAAGACCCCGCGAACCCCGAGCGGCTCGCGTTCCAGCCGACGAACCACGGCATCCACAACTGCTTCTTCGACGGTACGCACGCCTACCTCACCGGCAGCGGCGTGCCGAACGAGCCGACGATGATCTACGACGTGACCGGCGACTCGCCGGAGCAGGTCGGCGAGTGGTCCGCCGTCCACGAGGACGAGGCGTGGCGGGACGCCGGTCGGAACTCCCTCTCCTGTCACGACGTGTACGTCCAGGACGACACGCTGTACGTCGCCTACTGGGACGCCGGCACCTGGGTCGTCGACGTGAGCGACCCCGCGAACCCGAGCGCGGTGGCGAAGCTCGGCGAGCACTCCGCCGAGTATCTCGCCGACGTCGGTGACGGCTTCACGTCCGAGTTCGTCGAACTGCCCGGCAACGCACACTACGTCCAGCCCAGCGCCGACGGCTCGGCGCTGTACGTCGGCAAGGAGGCCTGGGACCGCGAGGACACGCCCGAGCACGACGGCGGCCCAGGTGGCATCGAGCTCTGGTCGATGGGCGACGACCCCACCCGCGAGACCATCCTCGCACCGCCGCCGGACAACGACGGCGCGACCGCGCACAACTTCGGCGTCGACGGCGACCGGCTCTACACCTCCTGGTACGGCGGCGGCGTCCGGGTGTACGACGTGGGCGACCCGACCGCACCGCGACTCCTCGGCGGCTGGCGCGCGGACGAGACGACGAGCTTCTGGACGGCCGAGCCCATCCACGAGGGGTTCGTCGGCGCGAGCTACCAGAACCCCGAGAACGGCCGCGAGGAGCGCCAGCAGGGGGTCGACGCGCGTCTGTTCGTGTTCCCCGAACCCGAGGGCGAGGGCGAGCCCGCGCCGACGATGGAGCCCCGGCCGGTGCCCGGTCAGGAACCGGGCGGCAACGCCGACACGCCGACCACCCGCCCGCCGGATGCCGGCGGCGGCGAGGGCGGGACGGCAGGGACGACCGACGACGGTCCCGTCACGCCGGCCTCTCACACGCCGGGAACCACCACCGACGCCAGCGACGACGGCGGCTCGCCCGGCTTCGGTGTCCTCGCGGCGCTCGCGGGCGTCGGCGCGGCCGCCGGGCTGGCGAGACGGCGACGGCGGGAAGCGGAGTAG
- a CDS encoding HD domain-containing protein, whose protein sequence is MDVPALRERAETYFGGLAPTHDWHHVERVVENARTLAARTDAPVDEETLLAAAWLHDIGRKREADGEIADHAEWGAAEARRILDAQDVPAGTVDAVAHCIRAHRFSNDVEPRSYEAELLSDADNLDAIGAVGLARTFAYAGEHGHTLHDPELPPEADDSPAGETSFNHVHKKLLRIEDRMYTDAGRTMAADRHAFLETFVDRFEREVAGEH, encoded by the coding sequence ATGGACGTCCCCGCCCTCCGCGAGCGCGCCGAGACGTACTTCGGCGGGCTCGCCCCGACCCACGACTGGCACCACGTCGAGCGCGTGGTCGAGAACGCCCGGACCCTCGCCGCCCGGACCGACGCCCCGGTCGACGAGGAGACCCTGCTCGCCGCCGCCTGGCTCCACGACATCGGTCGGAAGCGCGAGGCAGACGGCGAGATCGCCGACCACGCGGAGTGGGGCGCGGCGGAGGCGCGGCGCATCCTCGACGCGCAGGACGTCCCCGCCGGAACCGTCGACGCCGTCGCCCACTGCATCCGCGCCCACCGCTTCTCGAACGACGTCGAGCCCCGGAGCTACGAGGCGGAACTGCTCTCCGACGCGGACAACCTCGACGCCATCGGCGCGGTCGGGCTCGCCCGCACCTTCGCCTACGCCGGGGAGCACGGGCACACCCTCCACGACCCCGAGCTGCCGCCCGAGGCGGACGACTCCCCGGCCGGGGAGACGTCGTTCAACCACGTCCACAAGAAACTGCTCCGCATCGAGGACCGCATGTACACAGATGCGGGCCGCACGATGGCCGCCGACCGCCACGCCTTCCTCGAGACGTTCGTCGACCGTTTCGAGCGCGAGGTCGCCGGCGAGCACTGA
- a CDS encoding aminotransferase class V-fold PLP-dependent enzyme, translating into MSTQDIEPLDVERIREDFPILDRTVGDDVPLVYLDNGATSQTPEQVVESIVDYYYGYNANVHRGVHQLSQEASIAYEEAHDRVAEFIGADGREEVVFTKNTTEAMNLVAYAWGMAELGPGDEVVLTEMEHHASLVTWQQVAKRTGAEAKFIPIDEDGMLDMDAAAELITDDTKLVSAVHVSNTLGTVNPVAELADLAHEHDAYAFIDGAQAVPTRPVDVGAIDADFYAFSGHKMAGPTGIGVLYGKEAILDDMQPYLYGGDMIRKVTYEDSTWNDLPWKFEAGTPLIAQAVGLDAAIDYLDDIGMERVQRHEERLARYAYERLSEFDDVEIYGPSPDQGRGGLVAFNVGSVHAHDLASIVNDHGVAIRAGDHCTQPLHDTLGVTASARASFYIYNTESEIDTLVDAIDDARQLFA; encoded by the coding sequence ATGAGCACGCAGGACATCGAGCCACTCGACGTCGAGCGGATCCGCGAGGACTTCCCGATCCTCGACCGGACGGTCGGCGACGACGTGCCGCTGGTCTACCTCGACAACGGGGCGACGAGCCAGACGCCGGAGCAGGTCGTCGAGAGCATCGTCGACTACTACTACGGCTACAACGCGAACGTCCACCGCGGCGTCCACCAGCTGAGCCAGGAGGCGTCCATCGCGTACGAGGAGGCCCACGACCGCGTCGCGGAGTTCATCGGCGCGGACGGGCGCGAGGAGGTCGTCTTCACGAAGAACACGACGGAGGCGATGAACCTGGTCGCGTACGCGTGGGGGATGGCGGAGCTGGGCCCCGGAGACGAGGTCGTCCTCACGGAGATGGAGCACCACGCCTCGCTGGTCACCTGGCAGCAGGTCGCGAAGCGCACCGGCGCGGAGGCGAAGTTCATCCCCATCGACGAGGACGGCATGCTGGACATGGACGCCGCGGCCGAGCTCATCACGGACGACACGAAGCTGGTCAGCGCGGTCCACGTCTCGAACACCCTCGGGACGGTCAACCCCGTCGCGGAACTGGCGGACCTGGCCCACGAGCACGACGCCTACGCGTTCATCGACGGGGCGCAGGCGGTGCCGACCCGCCCGGTCGACGTGGGGGCTATCGACGCCGACTTCTACGCCTTCTCGGGGCACAAGATGGCCGGGCCGACCGGTATCGGGGTCCTCTACGGGAAGGAGGCCATCCTCGACGACATGCAGCCGTACCTCTACGGCGGCGACATGATACGGAAGGTCACCTACGAGGACTCGACGTGGAACGACCTCCCGTGGAAGTTCGAGGCGGGCACGCCGCTCATCGCGCAGGCGGTCGGCCTCGACGCGGCCATCGACTACCTCGACGACATCGGCATGGAACGCGTCCAGCGCCACGAGGAGCGCCTCGCGCGCTACGCCTACGAGCGTCTCTCGGAGTTCGACGACGTGGAGATATACGGCCCGTCGCCGGACCAGGGGCGGGGCGGCCTCGTCGCGTTCAACGTCGGGAGCGTCCACGCCCACGACCTCGCGAGCATCGTCAACGACCACGGCGTCGCCATCCGCGCCGGCGACCACTGCACCCAGCCGCTGCACGACACGCTGGGCGTCACCGCCTCCGCCCGCGCGTCGTTCTACATCTACAACACCGAGAGCGAGATCGACACCCTCGTCGACGCCATCGACGACGCCCGGCAGCTGTTCGCCTGA